The following coding sequences lie in one Methylosinus sp. PW1 genomic window:
- a CDS encoding lysine--tRNA ligase — protein MPTSEPLPADLLEAARVSPAWPFEEARKLVKRVAETGQTKVLFETGYGPSGLPHIGTFGEVARTSMVRHAFEVLTEGKIETRLLAFSDDMDGLRKVPDNIPNKELVRAHLGKPLTKVPDPFGTHESFGAHNNARLRAFLDAFGFTYEFASSTDYYTSGRFDAALLHMLARYEEVMKIMLPTFREERAATYSPFLPIHPVTGIVMQVPLDAIDATAGTISWRDPESGEAFVTPVTGGHCKLQWKPDWAMRWYALSVDYEMAGKDLIDSVKLSSAIVRALGGRPPEGFNYELFLDEKGQKISKSKGNGLTIEEWLTYASPESLAQFMFQKPSAAKKLYFDVIPRNVDDYLSFLEAYQRQAWKERLGNPAWHIHFGAPPEPETLAHDGEAKGTAISFSMLLNLATVANAEDPSVLWGFLRRYAPNVSPQNHPRLDKLVGYAVAYFRDFVRPAKKYRAADDVERGVLTTLSQTLASLPKDASAEDIQTALYDVARAVPRYQDLKAKGATPERPGVSNDFFNMLYEVLLGESRGPRFGSFVALFGVEETRGLIAKALAGELLGSTVPSP, from the coding sequence ATGCCCACGTCCGAGCCTTTGCCCGCCGATCTCCTCGAAGCCGCCCGCGTCTCGCCGGCCTGGCCGTTCGAAGAGGCGCGCAAGCTCGTCAAACGCGTGGCCGAGACCGGCCAGACCAAAGTGCTGTTCGAGACCGGCTACGGCCCCTCGGGCCTGCCGCACATCGGCACTTTCGGCGAGGTGGCGCGCACCTCCATGGTGCGCCACGCCTTCGAGGTGCTGACCGAGGGAAAGATCGAGACGCGCCTGCTCGCCTTCTCGGACGATATGGACGGGCTGCGCAAAGTGCCCGACAATATCCCCAATAAGGAGCTGGTCCGCGCCCATCTCGGCAAGCCGCTGACCAAAGTGCCGGATCCTTTCGGCACGCATGAGAGCTTCGGCGCGCACAACAACGCTCGTCTGCGCGCCTTTCTCGACGCTTTCGGCTTCACTTACGAATTCGCCTCCTCGACGGACTATTACACCTCCGGCCGTTTCGACGCCGCGCTGCTGCATATGCTGGCGCGCTATGAGGAGGTGATGAAGATCATGCTGCCGACGTTCCGCGAGGAGCGCGCGGCGACATATTCTCCCTTCCTGCCGATTCACCCCGTTACGGGAATCGTCATGCAGGTTCCGCTCGACGCCATCGACGCCACAGCGGGGACCATCTCCTGGCGCGATCCCGAGAGCGGCGAGGCCTTCGTCACGCCCGTCACCGGCGGCCACTGTAAGCTCCAATGGAAGCCGGATTGGGCGATGCGCTGGTATGCGCTCTCCGTCGATTACGAAATGGCCGGCAAGGACCTCATCGATTCGGTGAAGCTGTCCTCGGCGATCGTGCGCGCGCTCGGCGGCCGCCCGCCCGAGGGCTTCAATTACGAGCTCTTCCTCGACGAGAAGGGCCAGAAGATCTCGAAGTCCAAGGGCAATGGCCTCACCATCGAGGAGTGGCTGACCTACGCCAGCCCGGAGAGCCTCGCGCAATTCATGTTTCAAAAGCCGAGCGCGGCGAAGAAGCTCTATTTCGACGTCATTCCGCGCAATGTCGACGATTACCTCTCCTTCCTCGAGGCCTATCAGCGGCAGGCGTGGAAGGAGCGGCTCGGCAATCCGGCCTGGCACATCCACTTCGGCGCGCCGCCGGAGCCGGAGACGCTCGCCCATGACGGCGAGGCCAAGGGAACGGCGATCTCCTTCTCCATGCTGCTCAATCTCGCGACCGTCGCCAATGCGGAAGACCCTTCGGTGCTGTGGGGCTTTCTGCGCCGCTATGCGCCGAATGTGTCGCCGCAGAATCATCCGCGCCTCGACAAGCTCGTCGGCTATGCGGTCGCTTACTTTCGCGACTTCGTGCGGCCCGCGAAAAAATATCGCGCCGCCGACGATGTGGAGCGCGGCGTGCTGACGACTCTTTCGCAGACGCTGGCGTCGCTGCCGAAGGACGCCAGCGCCGAAGATATTCAGACCGCGCTCTATGACGTCGCGCGCGCCGTGCCGCGCTATCAGGATTTGAAGGCCAAGGGCGCGACGCCGGAGCGTCCGGGCGTGTCGAACGATTTCTTCAACATGCTCTATGAGGTTCTGCTCGGCGAGAGCCGCGGCCCACGCTTCGGCTCCTTCGTCGCGCTGTTCGGCGTCGAAGAGACGCGCGGCCTCATCGCCAAGGCGCTTGCCGGGGAATTGCTCGGATCTACAGTCCCCTCACCCTGA
- a CDS encoding alpha/beta hydrolase, whose product MRAADADILILPGLGGSGLEHWQTRWAKKLSTARCVAQADFDAPRFPEWIESIEREIAAATRPVVLVTHSLGGIAALHVAARGNDKIAAGFLVAPPSERAINELTAIDPAFLPIPRERLRFPALLVASSDDPYAEADFSRALAQDIGAELVDAGAAGHINADSGHGPWPEGSLRFAGFLSKL is encoded by the coding sequence ATGCGCGCTGCGGATGCGGATATTCTGATCCTGCCGGGGCTCGGCGGCTCCGGCCTCGAGCATTGGCAGACGCGCTGGGCGAAGAAGCTCTCCACCGCGCGTTGCGTGGCGCAGGCGGATTTCGACGCGCCGCGATTTCCCGAATGGATCGAGAGCATAGAGCGCGAGATCGCCGCTGCGACGCGTCCCGTGGTGCTGGTCACGCATTCGCTCGGCGGCATAGCGGCGCTGCATGTCGCCGCGCGGGGGAACGACAAGATCGCCGCGGGCTTCCTCGTCGCGCCGCCCTCGGAGCGCGCGATCAACGAGCTCACAGCGATCGACCCCGCCTTTCTGCCGATTCCGCGCGAGCGGCTGCGCTTTCCCGCCCTGCTCGTCGCCAGCTCCGACGATCCTTATGCGGAGGCGGATTTCTCGCGGGCCTTGGCGCAGGACATAGGCGCGGAGCTGGTCGACGCCGGCGCGGCCGGGCACATCAACGCCGATAGCGGACATGGCCCTTGGCCCGAGGGCTCGCTGCGTTTCGCGGGGTTTTTGTCGAAGCTGTAG
- a CDS encoding ABC transporter ATP-binding protein, whose product MSRDGAAALLEVRVSHKDYLSAGGRPQRALENFALSLPVGRAGAVVGPSGCGKTTLLRIIAGLDTEFSGAVTLPAGGRLGMVFQEPRLLPWRSVIDNLRIAAPLANEQALATLLAALELEEHAQHFPGELSLGLARRVAIARALAIEPDLLLLDEPFVSLDDALARDLRARIAALIDERHVTTLIVTHDLREAIELADVIFLLSPRPSHVGATLDVTTPRKLMTREAADALEARARREIEAMRGR is encoded by the coding sequence ATGTCTCGCGATGGCGCCGCCGCCCTGCTCGAGGTCAGGGTCTCGCATAAGGATTATCTGTCCGCCGGCGGCCGGCCGCAGCGGGCGCTGGAAAACTTCGCGCTTTCGCTTCCCGTCGGCCGCGCCGGCGCCGTCGTCGGCCCGTCCGGCTGCGGCAAGACCACACTGCTGCGCATCATCGCCGGGCTCGATACGGAGTTTTCCGGCGCGGTGACGCTTCCCGCCGGCGGGCGGCTGGGCATGGTGTTTCAGGAGCCGCGGCTGCTGCCCTGGCGCAGCGTCATCGACAATCTGCGCATCGCGGCGCCGCTGGCGAACGAGCAGGCGCTCGCCACTCTGCTCGCCGCGCTGGAGCTCGAGGAGCATGCGCAGCATTTTCCCGGCGAATTGTCGCTCGGCCTGGCGCGCCGCGTCGCCATTGCGCGGGCGCTGGCGATCGAGCCCGATCTTCTGCTGCTGGACGAGCCCTTCGTCTCGCTCGACGATGCGCTGGCGCGCGATCTGCGCGCGCGCATCGCGGCGCTCATCGACGAGCGCCATGTGACGACGCTGATCGTCACCCATGATCTGCGCGAGGCGATCGAGCTGGCCGATGTTATTTTTCTTCTGTCGCCGCGCCCCTCGCATGTCGGCGCGACGCTCGACGTGACGACGCCGCGCAAGCTGATGACGCGAGAGGCCGCGGATGCGCTGGAGGCGCGGGCGCGCAGGGAAATAGAGGCGATGCGTGGGCGCTGA
- a CDS encoding ABC transporter permease: MIRLLSLALLLAFWQGAALFSDPRRLPGPLPVFEAIVHEAESGALFTNLAATLARVAAAFLLAMSLGAALGYAMGRRPALDRLFDPWLVILLNLPALVVIVLAYLWAGLTEAAAVGAVALNKLPNAIVVMREGVRALDHELDEMAEVFRLRPAARLRHIVLPQLAPYIAAATRSGLSLVWKIVLVVELIGRSNGVGFEINMAFQLFDVRLLLAYAIPFVLLMLAVETLLVQPFERHVSRWRRRPARGQGLA; the protein is encoded by the coding sequence GTGATCCGCCTCCTGTCGCTGGCGCTGCTGCTGGCGTTCTGGCAGGGCGCGGCGCTGTTTTCCGATCCGCGCCGCCTGCCGGGGCCGCTCCCCGTCTTCGAGGCGATCGTCCATGAGGCCGAGAGCGGCGCGCTGTTCACCAATCTCGCGGCGACGCTGGCGCGCGTCGCCGCCGCTTTTCTGCTGGCCATGAGTCTCGGCGCCGCGCTCGGCTACGCCATGGGCCGGCGGCCGGCGCTGGATCGGCTGTTCGATCCCTGGCTGGTCATTCTCCTCAATCTGCCGGCGCTGGTCGTCATCGTGCTGGCCTATCTCTGGGCCGGCCTCACCGAGGCGGCGGCGGTGGGCGCCGTGGCGCTCAACAAGCTGCCCAACGCCATTGTCGTGATGCGGGAGGGCGTCCGCGCGCTCGATCACGAGCTGGACGAGATGGCCGAGGTCTTCCGCCTGCGCCCGGCCGCGCGGCTGCGGCATATCGTCCTGCCGCAGCTCGCGCCCTATATCGCCGCGGCGACGCGCTCGGGGCTTTCGCTGGTGTGGAAGATCGTGCTGGTGGTGGAGCTGATCGGCCGCTCCAATGGCGTCGGCTTCGAGATCAATATGGCGTTTCAGCTTTTCGACGTGCGTTTGCTGCTCGCCTATGCGATTCCCTTCGTCCTGCTGATGCTCGCCGTCGAAACTCTCCTGGTGCAGCCCTTTGAACGACATGTCTCGCGATGGCGCCGCCGCCCTGCTCGAGGTCAGGGTCTCGCATAA
- a CDS encoding ABC transporter substrate-binding protein yields the protein MRPIFQKLLLAALVALLASAPAHAADRLRLGLQKTGSGVWELAVISAFGLDKESGLELTVTELANTDAAKIAIQSGSVDIVVSDWLWVARQRSEGAKLTFYPHSTAIGALMARDKAVKSVADLSGKKLGVAGGPLDKSWLLLRAYAQRQGVDLTKSATIVYGAPPLIAEKAAEGELDAALEFWNFAADLEARGLSRVIDLRKVETALGAKGAPVVTGYVFDEGFAAKSPAPLARFFAMIDKARHLIATSDAAWRAAMQRIPAKDPAVLALYRKSYVEGIPARSVAEEREDAAGLYATLAEIGGPALVGSAKTLPAGTFYEPAASAVR from the coding sequence TTGCGACCGATCTTCCAAAAGCTCCTGCTCGCGGCGCTGGTCGCGCTTCTCGCCAGCGCGCCGGCGCACGCGGCCGACAGGCTCCGCCTCGGGCTGCAGAAGACCGGCTCGGGCGTCTGGGAGCTCGCCGTCATTTCCGCCTTCGGGCTCGATAAGGAGTCGGGGCTCGAGCTGACGGTCACAGAGCTCGCCAACACGGACGCCGCCAAGATCGCCATTCAGAGCGGCTCCGTCGATATCGTGGTCTCCGACTGGCTGTGGGTGGCGCGCCAGCGCTCCGAGGGCGCCAAGCTCACCTTCTATCCGCATTCCACCGCCATAGGCGCGCTGATGGCGCGCGACAAAGCGGTGAAGAGCGTCGCCGATCTCTCCGGCAAGAAGCTCGGCGTCGCCGGCGGCCCACTCGACAAGAGCTGGCTGCTGCTGCGCGCTTATGCGCAGCGGCAGGGCGTCGATCTCACCAAATCGGCGACCATCGTCTACGGCGCGCCGCCGCTCATCGCCGAGAAGGCCGCCGAGGGCGAACTGGACGCCGCGCTCGAATTCTGGAATTTCGCCGCCGATCTCGAGGCGCGCGGCCTCTCCCGCGTCATCGATCTGCGCAAGGTGGAGACGGCGCTCGGCGCCAAGGGCGCGCCGGTCGTCACCGGCTATGTGTTCGACGAGGGCTTCGCCGCGAAGAGCCCCGCGCCGCTGGCCCGCTTCTTCGCCATGATCGACAAGGCGCGCCATCTGATCGCGACCTCCGACGCCGCCTGGCGCGCCGCCATGCAACGCATTCCGGCCAAGGACCCCGCCGTGCTCGCGCTCTATCGCAAGAGCTATGTGGAGGGCATTCCCGCCCGCAGCGTCGCGGAGGAGCGGGAGGACGCCGCCGGGCTCTACGCCACTCTCGCCGAGATCGGCGGCCCGGCGCTGGTCGGCTCGGCGAAGACCCTGCCCGCGGGCACTTTCTACGAGCCCGCGGCGAGCGCGGTGCGGTGA
- a CDS encoding DUF3526 domain-containing protein yields the protein MIFSAFLAAWRFEWRLLRRDAAAWAVLAAITTMSALAFFDGAERIAAQKAAIEDARRDETLRLDSLRKALADLDAGRVKGETPPYRDPRNAAFVGGGSAAAVAALEPTPLAIVATGQSDLFPAALKVTSGTKDSFFFADEIENPAHLASGSIDLAFVLVFVFPLTILALCFDLSAGEREKGTLALTLASAESPTAVLLGKLAARAGLPILAMTAATCAGVYLLRGAEPLGSGAFALLIAAILAYGAFWALLAAVVDSFGKSSAYNALALIAVWAGLTMIAPAAVNTLADALYPAPSRSEMTLAARAATTDADRERDAALARYAEEHPDAAAAEMKLGDAKERTIRRLAVLETANARVEEVMARHEAQLARQRALADQLSFLSPALLMYRSVADIAGSGDRRYAEFSARLDDFHKRWRDFFWSRAHAGEALTQADYAALPRFAASADAASASAGVASALAAGVGLPALLLAVLAWRGLRRCKAA from the coding sequence ATGATCTTCTCTGCATTTCTCGCCGCATGGCGGTTCGAATGGCGGCTTCTGCGGCGCGACGCCGCCGCATGGGCCGTGCTCGCGGCGATCACGACGATGAGTGCGCTCGCCTTTTTCGACGGCGCCGAGCGCATCGCCGCGCAAAAAGCGGCGATAGAGGATGCGCGGCGCGACGAGACGCTGCGTCTCGATTCGCTGCGCAAGGCGCTCGCCGATCTGGACGCCGGCCGCGTGAAGGGCGAAACGCCGCCCTATCGCGATCCGCGCAATGCGGCCTTTGTCGGCGGCGGCTCTGCGGCGGCGGTGGCGGCGCTGGAGCCGACCCCGCTCGCGATCGTCGCCACGGGGCAGAGCGATCTTTTTCCCGCCGCGCTGAAAGTGACGAGCGGGACCAAGGACAGTTTCTTCTTCGCCGATGAGATCGAGAATCCGGCGCATCTCGCCAGCGGCTCGATCGATCTCGCCTTCGTCCTCGTCTTCGTGTTTCCGCTGACGATTCTCGCGCTCTGCTTCGATCTTTCGGCCGGCGAGCGCGAGAAGGGTACGCTCGCCCTCACCCTCGCCAGCGCGGAGAGCCCGACCGCCGTTCTGCTGGGCAAGCTGGCGGCGCGGGCGGGCCTGCCGATATTGGCGATGACCGCGGCGACCTGCGCCGGCGTCTATCTTCTGCGCGGCGCCGAGCCGCTCGGCTCCGGCGCTTTCGCGCTGCTCATCGCGGCGATCCTCGCCTATGGCGCCTTTTGGGCGCTGCTCGCGGCCGTCGTCGACAGTTTCGGCAAAAGCTCCGCCTATAATGCGCTGGCGCTCATCGCCGTCTGGGCCGGCCTCACCATGATCGCGCCCGCCGCCGTCAACACGCTCGCCGACGCGCTCTATCCGGCGCCTTCGCGCTCGGAGATGACGCTGGCCGCACGCGCCGCCACGACCGACGCCGATCGCGAGCGCGACGCCGCTCTCGCCCGCTACGCCGAGGAGCACCCCGACGCTGCAGCGGCGGAGATGAAGCTGGGCGACGCCAAGGAACGCACGATCCGCCGCCTCGCCGTGCTGGAGACGGCCAATGCGCGCGTCGAGGAAGTGATGGCGCGTCACGAGGCGCAGCTCGCCCGCCAGCGCGCGCTCGCCGACCAATTGTCCTTTCTCTCTCCGGCGCTGCTGATGTATCGCTCGGTCGCCGATATCGCCGGCTCGGGCGACCGCCGCTATGCGGAATTCTCCGCCCGGCTCGACGACTTCCATAAGCGCTGGCGCGATTTCTTCTGGTCGCGCGCCCATGCGGGCGAGGCGCTGACGCAGGCCGATTACGCCGCCCTGCCGCGCTTCGCCGCGAGCGCGGATGCGGCGAGCGCCTCGGCCGGCGTCGCCTCCGCGCTCGCCGCTGGCGTGGGGCTGCCGGCTCTGCTGCTGGCCGTGCTGGCGTGGCGGGGACTGCGGCGCTGCAAGGCGGCGTGA
- a CDS encoding DUF3526 domain-containing protein, whose product MSEIVIAKAPATQAPAGRWRVARAVALKEWAELRRDSRLAWLFGLVFLLMLGALAFSAAQHMRLDRERAAAAATDRALWTGQGAKNPHAAAHFGQYAFKPQSPLALADPGVDAYVGEAVWLEAHKQNEAQFRAARDAGVGARLGGLSFAFVLQTVMPLVAVLLGFAGFAGERERGTLRQLMSLGASPLDILAGKALAALGALSVLLIPAFAAAVLATLFLADHDFSVADQLERLLALSFGYGLYLAGFVFLALGVSAFSKSTRTALVLLLAFWLANCFLAPRVMTDVAKRVAPLPTALEFRNAIAEDKNKTFGHDETHPSFIAFRDSVLAQYGVSRIEDLPVNFRGLALRKDDENGFVIFDKHFGALQAGFDAQDRLRAAPGFLFPALAMQPFSTSFSGTDSWHQYDFATAAEAHRRRIQTAASEDLIHNARYGDASYVASRDMWERIPSFDYVAPAVSFALSHARGDLVALALWAVLTAALAGFAARRLRPL is encoded by the coding sequence ATGAGCGAGATCGTCATCGCGAAAGCGCCCGCGACGCAGGCGCCCGCCGGCCGTTGGCGCGTCGCTCGCGCCGTGGCCCTCAAGGAATGGGCGGAGCTGCGCCGCGACAGCCGGCTCGCCTGGCTGTTCGGCCTCGTCTTTCTGCTGATGCTCGGCGCGCTCGCTTTCAGCGCCGCGCAGCATATGCGACTGGATCGCGAACGCGCCGCCGCCGCCGCGACAGACCGCGCGCTGTGGACAGGACAGGGCGCGAAGAACCCGCACGCCGCCGCGCATTTCGGCCAATACGCCTTCAAGCCGCAGAGCCCGCTGGCGCTCGCCGATCCGGGCGTCGACGCCTATGTCGGCGAGGCCGTCTGGCTGGAGGCGCATAAGCAGAACGAGGCGCAATTTCGCGCGGCGCGCGACGCCGGCGTCGGCGCGCGGCTCGGCGGATTGTCATTCGCCTTTGTGCTGCAGACGGTCATGCCGCTCGTCGCCGTGCTGCTCGGCTTCGCCGGCTTTGCGGGCGAGCGCGAGCGCGGCACATTGCGGCAGCTGATGAGCCTCGGCGCCTCGCCCCTCGATATTCTCGCCGGCAAGGCGCTCGCCGCGCTCGGCGCTCTTTCCGTCCTGCTTATTCCCGCTTTCGCCGCGGCCGTGCTGGCGACGCTCTTCCTCGCCGATCATGATTTCTCCGTCGCCGATCAGCTCGAGCGGCTGCTCGCGCTCTCCTTCGGCTACGGCCTCTATCTCGCGGGCTTCGTCTTTCTCGCGCTCGGCGTGTCGGCTTTTTCGAAGTCCACGCGCACGGCGCTGGTGCTCCTGCTCGCTTTCTGGCTCGCCAATTGTTTTCTCGCCCCGCGCGTGATGACCGATGTCGCCAAGCGCGTCGCGCCGCTGCCCACCGCGCTCGAATTCCGCAACGCCATCGCCGAGGACAAGAACAAGACCTTCGGCCATGACGAGACGCATCCGAGCTTCATCGCCTTTCGCGACAGCGTGCTGGCGCAATATGGCGTCTCGCGCATAGAGGATCTGCCGGTCAATTTCCGCGGTCTTGCGCTGCGCAAGGACGACGAGAACGGCTTCGTCATTTTCGACAAGCATTTCGGCGCGCTGCAGGCCGGTTTCGACGCGCAGGACAGGCTGCGCGCGGCGCCGGGCTTTCTCTTTCCCGCGCTCGCCATGCAGCCTTTCTCGACGAGCTTCTCGGGAACGGATTCCTGGCACCAATATGATTTCGCCACAGCGGCGGAGGCGCATCGGCGCCGCATTCAGACGGCGGCGAGCGAGGACCTCATCCATAACGCCCGCTATGGCGACGCCTCCTATGTCGCTTCGCGCGATATGTGGGAGCGCATTCCCTCTTTCGATTACGTCGCGCCGGCCGTTTCCTTCGCGCTCTCCCATGCGCGCGGCGATCTCGTCGCGCTCGCGCTCTGGGCCGTGCTGACCGCGGCGCTCGCCGGCTTCGCCGCGCGGCGCCTCAGACCATTGTGA
- a CDS encoding ABC transporter ATP-binding protein encodes MLEARELTKRYEGKADRPALDRLNLHIPGGEAFCLLGPNGAGKTTTVNLFLNFIAPTSGQALVGGVDSAREPLEARRRLAYIPETVMLYGALTGLENLEYFTEISGGRRLARAELLALLGEAGLAEEAAFRRVSGYSKGMRQKVGVAVALARRAQALLLDEPTSGLDPLAANEFAALVEKLRKQGMAILMVTHDLFLAKQCGTRIGVMQAGRLVSVFGADDVDHLGLERGYLEQFRGAAA; translated from the coding sequence ATGTTGGAAGCGCGCGAGCTGACCAAGAGATATGAGGGCAAGGCGGATCGTCCCGCCCTCGACCGGCTGAATCTGCATATTCCCGGCGGCGAGGCCTTCTGCCTGCTCGGCCCCAATGGCGCCGGCAAGACGACCACCGTCAATCTCTTCCTCAATTTCATCGCGCCGACCTCCGGCCAGGCGCTGGTCGGCGGCGTCGATTCGGCGCGCGAGCCGCTCGAGGCGCGCCGCCGCCTCGCCTATATCCCTGAGACGGTGATGCTCTATGGCGCGCTAACCGGGCTCGAGAATCTCGAATATTTCACCGAGATTTCCGGCGGCCGCCGCCTCGCGCGGGCGGAATTGCTCGCGCTGCTCGGCGAGGCCGGGCTCGCGGAGGAGGCGGCCTTCCGGCGCGTCTCCGGCTATTCCAAGGGCATGCGGCAGAAGGTCGGCGTCGCCGTCGCTCTGGCGCGGCGCGCTCAGGCGCTGCTGCTCGACGAGCCGACCTCCGGCCTCGATCCGCTCGCCGCCAATGAGTTCGCCGCTCTGGTCGAGAAGCTGCGCAAGCAGGGCATGGCGATATTGATGGTCACCCACGACCTCTTCCTCGCCAAGCAATGCGGCACGCGCATCGGCGTGATGCAGGCGGGCCGGCTCGTGTCCGTCTTCGGCGCCGACGACGTCGATCATCTCGGCCTCGAGCGCGGCTATCTCGAGCAGTTCAGAGGAGCGGCCGCATGA
- a CDS encoding DUF234 domain-containing protein has product MARRRFFFCAISGRRRIGKTSLIQEAIRRRGLTDKTLYIQVPDSDERGVAQAFEDAIEDSGNPFAREASANFLAIAIYLRAFWWVGGISIIDEFQYFHRKALSSFQSLLQSRIDEARAGDLHGGLFTLGSIHTEMTAILEDRASPLFNRVTDRLEVCHWDFETLFEMFRAHAVNDPRHRLFLWSLFEGVPKFYRDCFDHGALIPSSDYRKSTLRKMFFEGSSPLKDEADNWFLRELRGRYDTVLTLLARLGPLSHGQLKAEYDRAGPAQENQLAGYLKVLIEKYGMVEKLQPILSADRQRNARYAIADNFLSAWLAAIQRNVRLARIRPIEETVAKADVSLQTHEGYAFEKLVRQITEECSRKGVGDFPLTELVAGYWNKADGSDIEIDMIALDETNRRIRFGSCKRSASAHDTQALASFEEHVARFLATKTGAPYRDWRIEKAVYAPIFSSFEREALGRAGMLCVDMDDFERWLTF; this is encoded by the coding sequence TTGGCGCGCCGACGCTTTTTCTTTTGCGCGATCTCCGGGCGGCGACGGATCGGCAAGACGTCGCTGATTCAGGAGGCGATCCGGCGGCGGGGGCTGACAGACAAGACTTTGTATATTCAAGTTCCCGACAGCGATGAGCGAGGGGTCGCTCAGGCTTTCGAAGATGCGATTGAAGACAGCGGCAATCCATTCGCTCGGGAAGCGAGCGCGAATTTTTTAGCAATTGCGATATATCTCCGAGCGTTTTGGTGGGTCGGCGGCATCTCTATAATTGATGAATTCCAATATTTTCATCGAAAAGCGCTCTCATCTTTTCAATCACTTCTGCAGTCTCGTATCGACGAGGCTCGAGCTGGCGATCTGCATGGCGGTTTGTTTACGCTGGGTTCGATCCATACGGAGATGACCGCGATTTTGGAGGATCGGGCATCTCCTTTATTCAATCGTGTGACGGACAGGTTAGAAGTCTGTCATTGGGATTTCGAAACCCTCTTCGAAATGTTTCGCGCCCATGCGGTTAACGATCCTCGTCATCGCCTGTTTTTATGGTCGCTCTTTGAAGGCGTCCCGAAGTTCTATCGGGATTGCTTCGATCACGGCGCGCTTATTCCGTCGTCCGACTATCGAAAGAGCACCTTGCGAAAAATGTTTTTCGAAGGCTCCAGCCCCCTCAAAGACGAAGCTGACAACTGGTTCCTGAGAGAACTGCGCGGGCGATACGACACTGTCCTGACCTTGCTGGCGCGTCTCGGGCCTTTGTCACATGGCCAGCTGAAAGCGGAATATGACCGCGCCGGTCCTGCGCAGGAAAATCAGCTCGCTGGCTATCTGAAGGTGCTCATCGAAAAATACGGCATGGTCGAGAAGCTCCAGCCGATCCTCTCGGCGGACAGGCAGCGAAACGCGCGTTACGCCATAGCAGACAATTTTCTGAGCGCATGGCTCGCCGCGATACAACGCAATGTGCGGCTCGCTCGAATTCGCCCGATCGAGGAGACCGTCGCCAAAGCCGACGTTTCTCTGCAAACCCACGAGGGTTACGCTTTCGAAAAGCTCGTGCGCCAGATCACCGAGGAATGCTCCCGCAAAGGCGTCGGCGATTTTCCGCTGACAGAACTCGTCGCCGGCTATTGGAACAAGGCCGACGGCAGCGACATCGAGATCGATATGATCGCGCTGGATGAAACCAATCGTCGTATTCGGTTCGGCTCCTGCAAGCGTTCGGCCAGCGCGCATGACACGCAAGCGCTCGCGAGCTTCGAGGAACATGTCGCTCGGTTTCTGGCGACCAAGACCGGCGCGCCCTATCGCGACTGGAGAATCGAAAAAGCAGTGTATGCGCCGATTTTCTCGTCCTTCGAGCGTGAGGCGCTGGGGCGCGCTGGGATGCTCTGCGTCGACATGGATGATTTCGAGCGGTGGCTCACTTTCTGA